In Cololabis saira isolate AMF1-May2022 chromosome 1, fColSai1.1, whole genome shotgun sequence, the following proteins share a genomic window:
- the mcrip2 gene encoding MAPK regulated corepressor interacting protein 2, with product MYTITRGPSKLVTQRRTGPTQQVESKFNDSKLKPTSWLTSNSPSPKIVFNRGNGKRHNCASTQTSQSPPDGFTPAHEENVRFVYEVWQEVEQKLEDRDGGEAAVGQGPVQYTEKTPSTVMKNFVPIDLEEWWAQRFLANIANLS from the exons ATGTACACCATCACCAGAGGTCCCAGCAAACTCGTTACACAACGGAGGACAG GTCCTACACAACAGGTCGAGAGCAAGTTCAACGACTCCAAACTCAAGCCCACATCTTGGCTCACGTCAAA CTCTCCATCCCCAAAGATTGTGTTCAATCGTGGTAACGGGAAGCGCCACAACTGTGCATCCACACAGACGAGCCAGAGCCCGCCAGACGGATTCACTCCTGCACACGAGGAAAACGTCAGATTCGTCTACGAAG TATGGCAGGAGGTGGAGCAGAAGCTGGAGGACAGAGACGGGGGAGAGGCAGCTGTCGGTCAGGGGCCCGTCCAGTACACCGAGAAGACCCCCAGCACTGTGATGAAGA ACTTCGTGCCTATAGACCTTGAAGAGTGGTGGGCTCAGCGCTTCCTCGCCAACATCGCCAACCTGTCGTGA